A region of Shewanella psychromarinicola DNA encodes the following proteins:
- a CDS encoding gamma-butyrobetaine hydroxylase-like domain-containing protein, whose protein sequence is MTQSTPTVTGIKLKRQSKLLEVTFDNSQTYNISCEMLRVFSPSAEVQRHGNPILVTHKKAVNITTLEPVGHYAVKIIFDDGHDTGLYSWKVLHNLCSNQTELWQQYLARLRAEKGSREPMIDMNIKYS, encoded by the coding sequence ATGACTCAATCAACGCCCACTGTGACCGGCATTAAGCTTAAACGTCAATCCAAGTTATTAGAAGTCACTTTCGATAACAGCCAAACCTACAACATCAGCTGTGAAATGCTACGGGTATTCTCACCCTCAGCAGAAGTGCAGCGTCATGGCAACCCAATATTGGTTACCCATAAGAAAGCCGTCAATATCACAACCCTCGAACCGGTTGGACATTACGCCGTTAAAATCATCTTTGATGATGGTCATGATACAGGCTTGTATTCTTGGAAGGTGCTACATAACTTATGCAGTAATCAAACTGAATTATGGCAACAGTATTTAGCCAGATTGCGGGCTGAGAAAGGTTCTCGAGAACCAATGATTGATATGAATATTAAGTATTCATAG
- the hslV gene encoding ATP-dependent protease subunit HslV, producing the protein MTTIVSVRRNNQVVIAGDGQVSLGNTVMKGNARKVRRLYHNKVLAGFAGGTADAFTLFERFEAKLEMHQGHLLKSAVELAKDWRTDKMLRKLEAMLVVADTESSLIITGNGDVVEPEHDLIAIGSGGNYAHASALALLQNTELSAEEIAEKSLTIAGDICVFTNQFKTIEKLDY; encoded by the coding sequence GTGACTACTATCGTATCCGTACGCCGCAATAATCAAGTTGTCATCGCTGGTGATGGCCAAGTGTCTCTAGGCAATACCGTGATGAAAGGTAATGCACGTAAAGTGCGCCGCCTATACCACAATAAAGTCTTAGCCGGTTTTGCTGGCGGCACTGCCGATGCATTTACGCTTTTTGAGCGATTTGAAGCCAAGCTTGAAATGCATCAAGGCCATTTATTAAAGTCTGCTGTCGAATTGGCCAAAGATTGGCGCACCGACAAAATGCTGCGCAAACTCGAAGCCATGCTGGTAGTGGCTGACACTGAATCATCATTAATTATTACCGGTAATGGCGACGTTGTTGAACCTGAACATGATTTGATTGCAATTGGCTCTGGCGGAAACTATGCCCATGCATCAGCTTTAGCATTACTGCAAAATACCGAGTTAAGCGCCGAAGAAATCGCAGAAAAATCCCTGACGATTGCAGGCGACATTTGTGTATTCACCAACCAATTTAAAACCATCGAAAAGTTAGACTACTAA
- a CDS encoding FimV/HubP family polar landmark protein: MRSFKVLAILALLAVDSISTVIAQVSHISIDTIPFESGQSPNLTVQIITDQHDLSRLTFYLRQIYQNNIVLEKLTVERRDGDVFVLNGAEKIHDPDAALIVSEYRNAKWLQYSPVSIFSQAIVQDQYQPVAIKTMKSPSALPTSIPKSINTKAIASPQDAPMQKRVDQCQITLLADDTLWEIAVRYRKQWNSNLYGAMLALYQTNPSAFHQNNISQLRLGNSLRCPSVETLSHYQDIAVDKVTFDSLVATQGGQSQVVPTPVLPVSTSIVATQPVSTNGSINSIDSKTSESNQQLAIIDKTQIVPQPTPVNKVAKTSAPAKKDMQTDGQDKICVIDKSPQDTLWRVADRYYRQWQISVFGAMLAIYDANPNAFADDKIYLLMADSRLKCPSRVILNQYQNSSEAQVTYEALARRYR, encoded by the coding sequence ATGAGAAGCTTTAAGGTGCTAGCAATATTAGCATTACTGGCTGTTGATAGTATTTCAACGGTTATTGCACAAGTCAGTCATATCAGTATTGATACCATTCCATTTGAAAGTGGACAATCTCCTAACCTAACCGTGCAAATCATAACCGATCAACATGATTTATCGCGGCTGACTTTTTATTTACGTCAAATTTATCAAAATAATATAGTGTTAGAAAAGCTTACTGTAGAACGACGCGATGGTGATGTATTTGTGTTAAACGGTGCTGAAAAAATACACGATCCGGATGCGGCACTTATTGTATCTGAATACCGTAATGCTAAATGGCTGCAATATTCGCCGGTATCTATATTCTCTCAAGCTATTGTTCAGGATCAGTACCAGCCAGTTGCCATAAAAACAATGAAGTCTCCTTCGGCATTGCCGACATCGATACCTAAGTCAATAAATACCAAGGCCATCGCATCACCTCAAGACGCGCCAATGCAAAAGAGAGTGGATCAATGTCAGATCACTTTGTTAGCAGATGATACCTTATGGGAAATTGCTGTGCGTTATCGCAAGCAATGGAATTCAAACCTCTATGGCGCAATGCTTGCCCTTTATCAAACTAATCCATCAGCATTTCATCAAAATAATATTAGCCAACTGCGATTAGGAAACTCATTACGCTGCCCATCAGTGGAGACGCTTTCGCACTATCAAGATATCGCAGTAGATAAAGTGACATTTGATAGTTTAGTGGCTACTCAAGGTGGTCAGTCTCAAGTGGTACCAACGCCGGTGTTACCCGTTAGTACATCGATTGTCGCGACTCAGCCGGTATCAACAAATGGCTCAATCAATTCAATCGACAGTAAAACATCTGAAAGTAATCAACAATTAGCGATTATTGATAAAACGCAAATAGTGCCTCAGCCAACACCCGTCAATAAAGTAGCCAAGACATCAGCCCCTGCAAAAAAAGACATGCAGACCGATGGGCAGGATAAAATCTGTGTAATTGATAAATCTCCACAAGATACGTTATGGCGTGTTGCCGATCGTTACTATCGACAATGGCAAATCAGTGTCTTCGGGGCAATGCTGGCGATTTATGATGCAAATCCGAATGCGTTTGCAGATGATAAAATTTACTTACTGATGGCAGATAGCCGTTTAAAATGTCCCTCTAGGGTGATATTGAACCAATATCAAAATTCGTCGGAGGCCCAAGTTACCTACGAGGCTCTAGCACGCAGGTATAGGTAG
- a CDS encoding SPOR domain-containing protein: MMSRDYANRKPRAGTKARAPQRKKAPKGPFPYLTFFVILTLLIGFGYFLWSINGSSDSSVVTEPVQQPKTKTVQTSTAEDPKKVIKTDPNALPPKPQEEWTYLEELENKQVEIDLPQSGVVSSGIYQMQCGSFRKESQANEMKARIAFQGVEAQVRRSEGSNGLWFRVVLGPFPNKRDAENNRHKMQRAGLNGCILLSLD, encoded by the coding sequence ATTATGAGTCGTGACTACGCAAATCGCAAACCTCGTGCGGGCACTAAAGCCCGCGCGCCACAACGAAAAAAAGCACCTAAGGGCCCTTTTCCCTATTTGACTTTTTTTGTGATACTCACATTACTCATCGGTTTTGGCTATTTCTTATGGTCCATTAATGGCAGCTCCGACTCATCCGTCGTGACCGAGCCCGTTCAGCAACCGAAAACGAAAACGGTGCAAACTTCGACTGCAGAAGATCCTAAAAAAGTCATCAAGACAGATCCCAATGCACTGCCACCTAAGCCACAGGAAGAGTGGACTTATCTGGAAGAACTTGAAAACAAACAAGTTGAAATAGACTTGCCGCAGTCAGGCGTTGTGTCCAGCGGCATCTATCAAATGCAATGTGGATCATTTAGGAAAGAGTCGCAAGCAAATGAAATGAAAGCCAGAATAGCCTTCCAAGGCGTAGAGGCACAAGTGCGCCGCAGTGAGGGAAGCAACGGATTGTGGTTTCGCGTGGTATTAGGGCCTTTTCCTAACAAACGCGATGCAGAAAATAACCGCCACAAAATGCAACGAGCGGGTTTAAATGGCTGCATACTTTTGTCGTTGGACTAA
- the rpmE gene encoding 50S ribosomal protein L31, whose amino-acid sequence MKTGIHPNYAEITATCSCGNIIKVNSTAGKNLHLDVCGACHPFYTGTQKVVDTGGRIDKFNKRFGMLGKK is encoded by the coding sequence ATGAAAACAGGTATCCACCCAAATTACGCTGAAATTACTGCAACTTGTAGTTGTGGTAACATCATCAAAGTGAACTCAACTGCAGGTAAAAACCTACACTTGGACGTATGTGGTGCATGTCACCCATTCTACACTGGTACTCAGAAAGTTGTTGATACTGGCGGACGTATTGATAAGTTCAACAAGCGTTTTGGTATGCTTGGCAAAAAATAA
- a CDS encoding FimV/HubP family polar landmark protein produces MRKGLIEVGIIVFGLLGNIAAVTAQVDHVSINSRQFELNKVARLRVNMVAQNDDVSRLSFYIRQLDDGNVQQQKLTVQGINHFLFQLSGTDVVSDPNAQLMITQDTAAGVATLAIMAVFDAPYSVNSATLVSNLDNQQTSPVATPPVMRASKTRQVDHRLAQEPSLPAPSSVKSAQQVRCLIERDNSDTLWRIANRYKEQWHTSVYGAMLAIFETNLLAFSKQKIHLLVKDVPLNCPSTAILAEYNNKAFDKKVFEMIEAKHGEK; encoded by the coding sequence ATGCGTAAAGGACTTATTGAGGTCGGTATCATAGTCTTTGGATTATTAGGTAATATTGCTGCAGTAACGGCTCAAGTGGATCATGTCAGTATCAATAGTCGTCAATTTGAATTGAATAAAGTAGCCAGATTAAGAGTCAATATGGTGGCTCAAAATGATGATGTGTCGCGGCTAAGCTTTTATATTCGTCAGTTAGATGATGGTAACGTTCAGCAGCAGAAGTTAACGGTACAAGGGATTAATCACTTCTTATTTCAGCTTAGTGGCACTGACGTTGTCAGTGATCCAAATGCGCAGTTAATGATTACTCAAGACACTGCGGCAGGAGTGGCGACGTTAGCGATAATGGCCGTTTTTGATGCACCGTATTCGGTTAATAGTGCAACCTTAGTCTCTAATCTTGATAATCAGCAAACATCACCAGTTGCGACCCCCCCCGTTATGAGAGCCTCCAAAACTCGGCAAGTTGACCATCGCTTGGCTCAAGAGCCATCACTACCAGCACCATCAAGCGTTAAATCAGCTCAACAGGTGAGATGTTTGATTGAACGGGATAATAGTGACACATTATGGCGAATCGCTAACCGTTATAAAGAACAATGGCATACGAGTGTTTATGGTGCGATGCTAGCTATTTTTGAGACTAATTTACTGGCTTTTTCCAAGCAAAAAATTCACTTATTAGTGAAAGATGTTCCATTGAATTGCCCATCAACGGCTATTTTAGCGGAATACAATAATAAAGCATTCGACAAGAAAGTCTTTGAGATGATTGAAGCGAAACATGGCGAGAAATAA
- the argS gene encoding arginine--tRNA ligase, which produces MKSHIESLLEQTIESFKQQGIVPADFQARIQVDRTKDKSHGDLATNLAMMLTKVAKKNPRELARLIIDTLPASSYVAKVEIAGPGFINFFIDDNALANQLQNALDDAHLGITLPAKQTIVVDYSSPNLAKEMHVGHLRSTIIGDSVVRALEYLGHNVIRQNHVGDWGTQFGMLLALMEELRAANGEQAKMELSDLESFYRAAKVRFDESTEFATRARQLVVALQSGDEYCNKLWREFNDISLSHCHDVYKRLGVSLTRADVHGESAYNADLAQVVHDLDAQGLLVESNGAKVVFQEAFRTKEGEPLPVIIQKADGGYLYATSDLAAMRYRSNVLKADRALYFVDLRQALHFQQVFSLAKLAKFVRPEMSLEHTGFGTMNGADGRPFKTRSGGVVKLVDLLDEADVRALELVRSKNPDMDEATLTEIARVVGISSVKYADLSKNRSSDYIFSFEQMLSFEGNTAPYLLYAYTRVAGIFKRAEDIDLSQAKIVLEHQKEKDLGTKLAQFGEVLARMTDKGLPHVLCGYLYELASEFSSFYEACPVLAAETETEKQSRLLLSQLTAKTLKTGLSLLGIETLERM; this is translated from the coding sequence ATGAAATCACATATTGAATCTTTACTAGAACAAACCATCGAATCCTTCAAACAACAAGGAATTGTGCCAGCTGATTTTCAAGCTCGCATTCAGGTCGATCGCACTAAAGATAAAAGTCATGGTGACTTAGCGACTAACCTTGCAATGATGCTGACCAAAGTGGCTAAGAAGAACCCTCGCGAATTAGCACGACTGATTATTGACACCTTGCCGGCATCATCTTATGTGGCCAAAGTGGAAATTGCTGGCCCAGGTTTTATTAACTTTTTCATTGATGATAATGCCCTCGCCAACCAACTGCAAAATGCATTGGATGATGCGCATTTAGGCATCACACTGCCGGCCAAGCAAACCATCGTTGTTGACTACTCATCGCCAAACTTAGCCAAAGAAATGCACGTAGGTCACTTACGTTCTACCATTATTGGTGACAGCGTGGTGCGTGCGCTCGAGTATTTAGGTCATAACGTCATTCGCCAAAACCACGTAGGCGACTGGGGCACCCAATTCGGTATGCTACTGGCGTTAATGGAAGAGTTACGCGCAGCCAATGGCGAACAAGCCAAAATGGAATTGTCTGACTTAGAAAGTTTTTATCGTGCGGCCAAGGTACGTTTTGATGAATCAACTGAATTTGCCACCCGGGCACGCCAACTGGTCGTCGCGCTTCAATCGGGTGATGAATACTGCAATAAATTATGGCGCGAGTTTAACGACATATCATTAAGCCACTGCCATGATGTATATAAGCGTTTAGGGGTTAGCTTAACCCGTGCCGATGTACACGGCGAAAGTGCCTATAATGCAGACTTAGCTCAAGTGGTTCACGATCTTGATGCACAAGGTTTATTAGTCGAAAGCAATGGCGCTAAAGTGGTCTTCCAAGAAGCCTTTCGCACCAAAGAGGGTGAACCTCTGCCTGTTATTATCCAAAAAGCGGATGGGGGTTATTTATATGCCACCTCAGATCTTGCCGCCATGCGTTATCGCTCAAACGTACTAAAAGCCGATCGCGCCTTGTACTTTGTCGACTTACGCCAAGCATTACATTTTCAACAAGTGTTTAGTCTTGCTAAGTTAGCCAAATTTGTTCGCCCAGAAATGTCACTCGAGCACACGGGCTTTGGCACCATGAATGGCGCAGATGGACGCCCTTTTAAAACCCGTTCTGGTGGTGTGGTTAAATTAGTTGATTTACTTGACGAAGCCGATGTCCGCGCACTTGAGCTGGTTCGCAGCAAAAATCCAGATATGGATGAAGCCACACTGACTGAAATTGCACGCGTAGTGGGGATAAGCTCAGTCAAATATGCAGATTTGTCCAAAAACCGTAGCAGTGATTACATTTTCAGTTTCGAGCAAATGCTCAGCTTTGAAGGTAATACCGCACCTTATCTATTATATGCCTACACCCGTGTCGCCGGTATTTTCAAGCGTGCTGAAGATATTGATCTTAGCCAAGCTAAGATTGTGCTTGAGCATCAAAAAGAAAAAGACTTAGGCACTAAACTGGCGCAGTTTGGTGAAGTATTAGCCCGCATGACCGACAAAGGTTTACCGCATGTATTGTGCGGTTATCTTTATGAGCTTGCGAGCGAGTTTTCGAGTTTTTATGAAGCTTGTCCTGTGCTTGCTGCCGAAACCGAGACTGAAAAACAGAGCCGTTTATTACTTTCACAATTAACCGCAAAAACGTTAAAAACGGGCTTATCGCTACTTGGCATTGAAACCCTAGAGCGGATGTAA
- the hslU gene encoding ATP-dependent protease ATPase subunit HslU encodes MSEMTPREIVHELDSHIIGQQNAKRSVAVALRNRWRRMQLEPALRHEVTPKNILMIGPTGVGKTEIARRLAKLANAPFIKVEATKFTEVGYVGKEVEQIIRDLTDSAVKMTRERQMKKCRHRAEEMAEERILDALLPKVKDDWDTDKKDNSTTRQVFRKKLREGQLDDKEIEIEIAAPQVGVEIMAPPGMEEMTNQLQGLFQNLGQSTSKHKKLKIKDAYKQLVEDEAAKLVNQEDLKEQAIELVEQNGIVFLDEIDKICRRGESTGPDVSREGVQRDLLPLVEGCTVNTKHGMVKTDHILFIASGAFQMSKPSDLIPELQGRLPIRVELDALTAADFKRILTEPYASLTEQYIALMATEGVTVTFEASGIERIAEAAWQVNERTENIGARRLHTVMEKLMEEISYDASEKSGSTFVIDAKYVNDHLDTLIQDEDLSRFIL; translated from the coding sequence ATGTCTGAAATGACACCTCGTGAAATTGTTCACGAACTAGACTCGCATATCATCGGCCAACAAAATGCCAAACGCTCGGTTGCAGTCGCTCTTCGTAATCGCTGGCGCCGTATGCAATTAGAACCGGCGCTTCGTCATGAAGTGACCCCAAAAAATATTTTAATGATTGGCCCTACAGGCGTAGGTAAAACTGAAATCGCCCGTCGTTTAGCAAAGTTGGCTAACGCACCCTTTATTAAAGTTGAAGCCACAAAATTTACTGAAGTCGGCTATGTCGGTAAAGAAGTTGAACAAATCATCCGAGATTTGACTGACTCCGCAGTGAAAATGACCCGCGAACGACAAATGAAAAAATGCCGTCATCGCGCCGAAGAAATGGCCGAAGAACGTATTCTAGATGCGCTATTACCTAAGGTAAAAGATGACTGGGATACTGACAAAAAAGATAACTCTACCACCCGTCAGGTTTTCCGTAAAAAACTACGCGAAGGTCAACTCGACGACAAAGAAATTGAAATAGAAATTGCGGCTCCTCAAGTTGGAGTTGAAATTATGGCACCGCCAGGCATGGAAGAAATGACCAATCAGTTACAAGGCTTATTTCAAAATCTTGGTCAAAGTACTTCTAAGCATAAAAAGCTTAAAATTAAAGATGCTTACAAACAGTTAGTTGAAGATGAAGCCGCTAAGCTGGTCAATCAAGAAGACTTAAAAGAGCAAGCCATCGAGCTTGTTGAGCAAAACGGCATTGTGTTTTTAGACGAAATCGACAAGATTTGTCGGCGCGGCGAAAGCACTGGCCCCGATGTATCACGTGAAGGGGTACAACGTGACTTACTGCCATTAGTGGAAGGCTGCACTGTTAACACTAAGCATGGCATGGTAAAAACTGACCATATTTTGTTTATTGCTTCTGGTGCATTCCAGATGTCAAAACCGTCTGATTTAATCCCAGAACTTCAGGGCCGTTTACCGATTCGAGTTGAATTGGACGCCCTTACCGCTGCTGATTTCAAGCGTATTTTAACCGAACCTTATGCTTCGCTTACGGAGCAATATATTGCCTTAATGGCGACGGAAGGTGTAACCGTTACGTTTGAAGCGTCGGGTATTGAACGAATCGCAGAAGCCGCATGGCAGGTCAATGAGCGCACTGAAAATATTGGTGCTCGGCGTTTGCATACCGTGATGGAAAAATTGATGGAAGAGATTTCTTATGATGCCTCTGAAAAATCAGGTTCGACGTTTGTCATTGACGCTAAGTATGTTAATGACCATCTTGATACCTTGATACAAGATGAAGACTTAAGCCGCTTCATTTTATAG
- a CDS encoding malic enzyme-like NAD(P)-binding protein has protein sequence MSDIRQQALDYHEFPIPGKTAVCLTKPAQSSHDLALAYSPGVAEPVREIASNPENAYRYTNKGNTVAVITNGTAILGLGNLGPLASKPVMEGKSLLFKRFANIDSIDIEVKHRTTEDFINTVESIADTFGGINLEDIKAPECFEIERELIKRCNIPVFHDDQHGTAIVTAAGMLNALEIQGKKIDDAVFVCLGAGAAAIACMTMIVKCGALRENVYMLDRQGVIHTRRDDINEYKALFANNTDKRTLQDVMKDADVFLGLSGANLLAADDIALMAPNPVIFACSNPDPEIKPELAHSIRKDLIMGTGRSDYPNQVNNVLCFPFIFRGALDVRAAVINDEMKLAAVYAIANLAKEPVPAEVLAAYPNVSSLSFGSQYVLPKPMDPRLLPLVARAVSQAAIDSGVAKIITLPTEYQV, from the coding sequence ATGTCAGATATTCGTCAACAAGCCCTCGATTATCATGAATTCCCCATACCAGGTAAAACAGCTGTTTGCCTGACAAAACCCGCTCAATCGAGCCACGATCTTGCTTTGGCATATAGTCCTGGCGTGGCAGAGCCGGTTAGAGAGATCGCATCGAATCCTGAAAATGCCTATCGATATACTAATAAAGGCAACACTGTCGCGGTGATCACCAACGGGACCGCTATTTTAGGACTGGGTAATTTAGGTCCATTAGCTTCAAAACCTGTTATGGAAGGCAAATCTCTGCTCTTTAAACGTTTTGCTAATATTGACTCGATTGATATTGAAGTGAAACACCGCACCACTGAAGATTTTATCAATACCGTCGAGTCTATTGCCGATACTTTTGGTGGGATTAACTTAGAAGACATTAAGGCGCCAGAATGCTTTGAAATTGAACGCGAGCTTATTAAGCGTTGTAATATTCCGGTGTTTCATGACGATCAACATGGCACTGCAATTGTCACGGCTGCCGGCATGTTAAACGCGCTCGAAATTCAGGGTAAAAAAATTGATGATGCAGTATTTGTCTGTTTAGGTGCTGGTGCAGCTGCGATTGCGTGTATGACCATGATAGTAAAATGTGGTGCATTACGAGAAAATGTCTACATGCTCGACAGACAAGGCGTTATCCATACTCGTCGTGACGATATCAATGAATACAAAGCATTATTTGCTAACAATACTGACAAACGCACCTTGCAAGATGTGATGAAGGATGCCGATGTATTTTTAGGATTGTCAGGCGCGAACCTTTTGGCTGCTGATGATATCGCCTTAATGGCACCAAACCCGGTTATTTTTGCTTGTTCAAATCCTGATCCAGAAATTAAACCTGAATTAGCCCATAGCATCCGTAAAGACTTAATTATGGGTACGGGTCGTAGTGACTATCCAAATCAAGTAAACAATGTATTGTGCTTCCCGTTTATTTTTCGAGGCGCGCTCGATGTCCGCGCGGCTGTGATTAACGACGAAATGAAGCTGGCTGCAGTGTATGCTATTGCTAACCTCGCCAAGGAGCCTGTCCCTGCTGAGGTATTAGCCGCTTATCCAAACGTGTCATCATTGAGTTTTGGTTCACAATATGTGTTGCCTAAACCAATGGACCCAAGATTACTGCCGCTAGTTGCTCGAGCAGTATCACAAGCGGCAATCGATTCTGGGGTGGCTAAAATCATCACCTTGCCGACTGAATATCAGGTATAG
- the priA gene encoding primosomal protein N' — protein MPVFVEVALPVPLRRNFSYRVKEQHQAGLQIGLRVKVPFGPQQLIGLITAINDSCDLAPQQIKSVTAVLDDAPLLPDSLYKLTLWAARYYFTTQGQMLSQALPVALRKGLNAAPQAVIEYHLSQQGRNADSSVLKRAPAQKKLYELLLANSISHDEFITQQLSKPALKALEQREWIERQQKVLSHDLSWRQQLVMNESPHKLNKQQAVAVSVLTQQQGFHCTLLEGITGSGKTEVYLTLLETILQQGKQALILVPEIGLTPQTINRFKRRFEVNVAVIHSGLTDNQRLEAWRQARVGEAAIIIGTRSALFTPMAYPGLIILDEEHDSSFKQQEGVRYHARDLAVMRGHLEDIQVVLGSATPSLETLQNALSGRYHHLELSERAGAAQKVKQGIVDITSQPLKAGMSTSLINEMRMHLDAGNQVLLFLNRRGFAPALLCHECGHLHECDRCDAFFTVHQGLNEICCHHCGNQYAIPRQCHQCGSTMLMGHGLGTEQLEQELIKLFPKHPVVRIDRDTTRRKGSLEQQLKGIYMGKYKILVGTQMLAKGHHFPDVTLVGLLDVDGALFSADFRAPERFGQLYTQVSGRAGRADKPGKVLLQTHQSDNPILRDLLKRGYGEFARSQLKERQQALLPPAWHMVLIRAEAHLAEDADAFLARTSELLPQDKDFEIIGPIPAPLDRKAGKYRRQLILQAKSRQRLQTEFERVLAQIEQIPESKRCRWSIDRDPQDLM, from the coding sequence ATGCCCGTGTTTGTTGAAGTCGCCTTACCCGTCCCCTTGCGCAGAAACTTTAGTTATCGCGTAAAAGAGCAACATCAAGCGGGATTGCAAATAGGTCTTAGAGTTAAAGTCCCTTTTGGCCCTCAACAACTCATCGGCCTAATTACCGCTATTAATGATAGCTGTGACTTGGCACCGCAACAAATTAAATCTGTCACTGCAGTACTTGATGATGCCCCATTGTTACCTGATTCGCTCTATAAATTAACCCTATGGGCCGCCCGGTATTACTTTACCACTCAAGGACAAATGCTCAGCCAAGCGCTGCCGGTTGCATTGCGAAAAGGCCTAAACGCTGCACCGCAGGCGGTGATTGAATATCATTTAAGCCAACAAGGACGCAATGCTGATTCTAGCGTATTAAAACGTGCCCCAGCACAAAAAAAACTGTATGAGTTATTGCTGGCCAACTCAATTAGCCACGATGAATTCATCACCCAACAATTAAGCAAACCTGCGCTAAAGGCATTAGAACAAAGAGAGTGGATTGAACGGCAGCAAAAAGTGCTCAGCCATGATTTAAGTTGGCGTCAACAGCTGGTCATGAATGAATCACCCCATAAGCTTAACAAGCAACAAGCCGTCGCGGTGTCGGTGCTAACGCAACAACAAGGGTTTCATTGCACCTTATTAGAAGGGATTACCGGCTCAGGTAAAACCGAAGTCTACCTAACCTTGCTTGAGACTATTTTACAACAAGGCAAACAAGCACTTATTCTTGTTCCGGAAATCGGCTTAACCCCGCAAACCATTAATCGCTTTAAACGCCGTTTCGAAGTCAATGTTGCGGTGATCCACTCAGGACTAACCGATAATCAACGACTTGAGGCTTGGCGGCAAGCGCGTGTGGGCGAAGCGGCAATTATCATTGGTACTCGCTCAGCACTCTTTACGCCGATGGCCTACCCTGGATTAATTATTCTGGATGAAGAGCATGATAGTAGCTTTAAACAACAGGAAGGAGTGCGCTATCACGCCCGTGACTTAGCGGTAATGCGCGGACACCTTGAAGATATCCAGGTGGTTTTGGGGTCGGCGACACCATCGTTAGAAACCTTACAAAATGCATTATCAGGACGCTATCATCACCTTGAACTGAGCGAACGCGCCGGTGCGGCCCAAAAGGTCAAGCAAGGTATTGTCGATATTACTTCGCAGCCACTAAAAGCCGGCATGTCTACATCATTGATTAATGAAATGCGTATGCACCTTGACGCGGGTAATCAGGTGCTTCTGTTTTTAAACCGCCGTGGATTTGCTCCCGCCTTGCTGTGCCATGAATGTGGTCACTTACATGAATGCGATCGCTGTGATGCCTTTTTTACCGTCCATCAAGGCTTAAATGAAATATGTTGTCATCACTGCGGCAATCAATACGCTATTCCACGTCAATGCCATCAATGTGGTAGCACCATGCTAATGGGTCACGGCTTAGGCACCGAACAACTAGAACAAGAATTAATCAAACTGTTTCCCAAACACCCCGTTGTGCGTATTGACCGAGACACCACGCGAAGAAAGGGCTCGCTAGAGCAGCAGTTGAAGGGAATCTATATGGGAAAATATAAAATCCTGGTCGGCACGCAGATGCTCGCAAAAGGCCATCATTTCCCAGATGTGACCTTAGTCGGTTTACTTGATGTTGACGGCGCATTATTCAGTGCTGACTTTCGTGCACCAGAACGTTTTGGCCAGCTATATACTCAAGTATCGGGCCGTGCTGGCCGCGCAGACAAACCCGGCAAAGTGCTACTGCAAACCCATCAAAGTGATAACCCCATTTTACGTGATTTATTGAAACGCGGTTATGGTGAGTTCGCTCGCAGTCAGCTAAAAGAACGCCAACAAGCATTATTACCACCCGCATGGCACATGGTATTAATTCGTGCAGAAGCGCATTTAGCAGAAGATGCTGATGCTTTTTTAGCCCGAACCAGTGAACTATTACCACAAGATAAGGACTTTGAAATCATTGGCCCAATTCCGGCCCCCCTTGATCGCAAAGCAGGCAAATATCGACGCCAATTAATACTGCAAGCCAAGAGTAGGCAGCGTTTACAAACTGAATTTGAACGGGTATTAGCCCAAATTGAACAAATACCTGAAAGTAAGCGTTGTCGTTGGAGTATCGATCGTGATCCGCAGGATTTGATGTAA